The stretch of DNA catatcaggcgccaaattcaaaaatttgcaaaaaatgcatgacttttatatgggggctacctgaagggggctttggggggaaaatgaatacggccactcgaaagcgcctgatataaggagcctctgtaccaaatttcatcgcaatcgattaaacggtgtagatttgtatagctgtacagacacgaagattaccaacaaacagacctttctttattatatagatatatttaagataaaaattacaCAGGGGCCGAAGCCATAGCGTGTATAATACATAACTGCTCGACaattaatatatatattaaaaaatcaattactattcaatttttcaattaattgactCCAAAGAGCCattatttaccaaaaaaaaaaaaaaattttagtaagaaaaaattctttaaaaaatttaattatatatacaaaagTATATATAATTAATCTAATATTCTTCAGCTAAAGCATTTATCGCTTCTCTGATCAAAATTCCTGTTGTTGGAAGACTTAAAAAGCTACCGGTGCTAGGAATAGCACCCAAAGAGGTGTCTCCTGGGGAGACACCTGCGAGCTGATGTCCATCCGTCGATGTGCCAGGTTGTGGATCGTCAACATTGATCCTATCGTTTCTAAGTGAATTCACAAATTCCGTCGAGGGAAGCCCCACTCCATTGACTCCAGCTGTACTTGACTGTTCTTGCTCATGTCCAGGAAAGACGTTTTTCTTTGCCGGTTGAATATTCTTCAGCATCTTCGTGGCCTTGGATTTTGCCACCGTCTCCGCAAAAGACTGATCCATATTTCTGTTTCTCTTGTATTCTTGCTTAGCAGCATAGTACGACATCTTCTGTGTGACCTTGATTCGCATGATCGCGAATTCCTGCTTGAAAATCGGACACTTCCTGGACCAAGAGAGGTGATTTTCTCCACAATTTGCGCAAATGTGAGGATGCTGACATTCTCCCTCGTGTTCATCGTGCaagcattttccacaaattttcctcGTGATACGGCACTTATCCACAAAGTGACCGTATTTCTGGCATTTGAAGCACCGCGCAGGATTTGGTACAAAGACCTTGACCTTGAGAGGATAATAGAATGCATCAATTGAATCCGGCAAGTTCGGAGAATCAAAAGTGACGATAAATGTCCCAGTATCAATCATTTGTCCTGATTCAGCCTTTCTCTTGATCGCCGTGACGTCAGAGatgttgaaagctttcaattcCTCTTTAAGCTCATCCAATGGAATGTATGTCCAATCAAAGCACGCTATAATTCCCTTGCTCTTGTTCATGGTCTGATGCCATGATACCTTGACAGATTTTCCagcaagaattttcatttccaggAGCTTATTCGCCTGATCATCAGAGGAAATCTCAATCAGTAGTGTCTTTCCTTGCATCAGCAGCGGTTGCAGGCGTTTGACCTTGCCAACTAGTTTGGTAATTTCTCTCTTCACTTTGAATACAGAGAGAGATTTCATACTCTCCCCTTCTCCAGTTCTCTCCACAACCAGATAACGCGGGCTGCTCAATTCATCACctcttccaaaaataaaaatattccggTTTCTCTTCTTTTGTCCAGAGTCCAGTGGGGGAAAATCAGTGTCCGTTGCCAAATTCATACCTCTCTTTCGGCTAGCGCCTGACGACGCTGCCGCCATCTTCCTGTCTCTTTCACTCACTCACACAGAAACTAGTTTGTATAGTACTTtacaaaagagaaataaaaagtttaaattttgaaagaaaactgcGGAAAAGTCTTTTTCACCACttcaaaacttctttaaaatacTAATTgcaactttaaaaattatttaacttgGAATTTCTACCAAAAAACCGCTTTAATTAcgccaaaaaattcacaatatcAGAGAGAGAACTAAAATTCGACTGCTCACTCTCGTGACTAAATGGGAACTCGATGAAAGGTCTTTactttctcaatgaatttcccgttctattttttttatttactttcccCTTACTTCattctattgaaaatttcatgaaatattgaagTCTAAGTTAAATTCAAATGACTGTTGGTTTAAATCACCGCGGGAGACCCGCAAATGCGCACACACATTGAAAGAGACTGATAAGAGTGGAGAGTTTTGGAGATCATCTCTTACTTATCCGTGTGCTGATTGTGTGGAAAGATTTACTCTAGAATtgtctgaaaaaaattgaattatttattaaattaaattacttgctgtgaaataaatattgagtGATAAGTGAACGGAGAATTGGCTGTTTCATTGGGAATTGTAAAATTCAGCAGGATTTCGAGACTACACGTGCCACCTCGTGGTACTTCTTATGGGCAATTGAAATCACCTGAGAGCATCCGGGaccacaataaattttttgatccCACATCGCCGAATATTAATATAATCGTATGATCTGTACAGGTGAGACTGCGCATAGAGCTGCAGAGTTAGAGGGCTGTGTTAGGGATTGaagggagaaaattgatgGGATTACCTTAACCACTGC from Lutzomyia longipalpis isolate SR_M1_2022 chromosome 4, ASM2433408v1 encodes:
- the LOC129794567 gene encoding uncharacterized protein LOC129794567 — translated: MAAASSGASRKRGMNLATDTDFPPLDSGQKKRNRNIFIFGRGDELSSPRYLVVERTGEGESMKSLSVFKVKREITKLVGKVKRLQPLLMQGKTLLIEISSDDQANKLLEMKILAGKSVKVSWHQTMNKSKGIIACFDWTYIPLDELKEELKAFNISDVTAIKRKAESGQMIDTGTFIVTFDSPNLPDSIDAFYYPLKVKVFVPNPARCFKCQKYGHFVDKCRITRKICGKCLHDEHEGECQHPHICANCGENHLSWSRKCPIFKQEFAIMRIKVTQKMSYYAAKQEYKRNRNMDQSFAETVAKSKATKMLKNIQPAKKNVFPGHEQEQSSTAGVNGVGLPSTEFVNSLRNDRINVDDPQPGTSTDGHQLAGVSPGDTSLGAIPSTGSFLSLPTTGILIREAINALAEEY